A genomic region of Ensifer adhaerens contains the following coding sequences:
- the mltG gene encoding endolytic transglycosylase MltG: protein MSDSNDNGAAQFGRNENASNGPIIPKSANEALRPEKVPQPPKRSRKARSQVVIFLNFVMTIIVFAALAAAGTVYYAMHQYEKPGPLQANQNFIVRGGAGMSEIASGLERSNIITDARVFRFVSEAYLDNETLKAGEYEIKAGSSMQDVMQLLKSGKSILYSVSLPEGLTVKQMFHRLADDPVLVGDLPSELPAEGSLMPDTYKFTRGTKRGEIVQQMASAQKVLVDQIWEKRDPNLPVSTVEELVTLASIVEKETGRADERPRVASVFINRLDKGMRLQSDPTIIYGIFGGDGKPADRPILKSDIDKQTPYNTYIIKGLPPTPIANPGRAALEAVANPSRTPELYFVADGTGGHVFAETLDEHNANVRRWRKVEAEKAAEAAKAAADAATAEPAAAQPQ, encoded by the coding sequence GTGAGCGACTCAAACGACAACGGCGCGGCGCAATTCGGCCGCAATGAAAACGCGAGCAACGGACCGATCATTCCGAAATCGGCGAACGAGGCGCTACGCCCGGAGAAAGTGCCCCAGCCCCCGAAGCGGTCGCGCAAGGCACGCAGCCAGGTGGTGATTTTCCTCAACTTCGTGATGACCATCATCGTCTTTGCGGCACTGGCTGCGGCCGGCACGGTCTATTATGCGATGCATCAGTATGAGAAGCCGGGTCCGCTACAGGCAAATCAGAACTTCATCGTCAGAGGCGGTGCCGGCATGAGCGAGATCGCCAGCGGTCTCGAGCGCAGCAACATCATTACCGATGCGCGCGTTTTCCGTTTCGTTTCGGAGGCCTATCTCGACAACGAGACGCTGAAGGCTGGCGAATACGAGATCAAGGCCGGCTCGTCGATGCAGGACGTGATGCAGCTTCTGAAGTCGGGCAAGTCGATCCTCTATTCCGTTTCTCTGCCCGAGGGGCTCACCGTCAAGCAGATGTTCCACAGGCTGGCCGACGATCCGGTCCTGGTTGGCGATCTGCCGAGCGAGCTTCCGGCGGAAGGTTCGTTGATGCCCGATACCTACAAGTTCACGCGCGGCACCAAGCGCGGTGAGATCGTCCAGCAGATGGCTTCGGCCCAGAAGGTCCTCGTCGATCAGATCTGGGAGAAACGTGATCCGAACCTGCCGGTCTCGACGGTCGAGGAACTCGTGACGCTGGCGTCGATCGTGGAGAAGGAAACCGGCCGCGCCGACGAGCGGCCGCGGGTCGCTTCCGTCTTTATCAACCGGCTCGACAAGGGCATGCGGCTGCAGTCCGACCCGACGATCATCTACGGCATTTTCGGCGGCGACGGAAAGCCGGCCGACCGGCCGATCCTGAAGTCCGATATCGACAAGCAGACTCCCTACAACACTTACATCATCAAGGGCCTGCCGCCGACGCCGATCGCCAACCCGGGCCGTGCGGCGCTGGAAGCGGTCGCCAACCCTTCGCGCACGCCGGAACTCTACTTCGTCGCAGATGGTACGGGCGGCCATGTCTTCGCCGAGACCCTGGACGAGCACAACGCAAACGTAAGGCGCTGGCGCAAGGTGGAAGCCGAGAAGGCGGCAGAGGCGGCGAAGGCCGCTGCGGATGCGGCAACCGCCGAACCGGCAGCAGCACAGCCGCAATAA
- a CDS encoding YicC/YloC family endoribonuclease, with protein sequence MPLQSMTGFARREGSSGRRRWAWELRSVNGKGLDLRLRLPQGLERFEPEVRKLAADFFSRGNLQVGLSVSGAEATVEAVVNQGALTAVLNLREQLGDLVDPAPLKFDTLLSIRGIVDFREPEESEEERAALDADILEGLRLALSDLRTMREDEGAALCQILLAQVDGIETLTGTVEADPSRSAAAIADRLAQQVALVMDNGSSLDRERLYAEVALLATKADLREEIDRLGSHIVAARELLSKGGPVGRKLDFLAQEFNRESNTICSKSNAAAVSAAGIELKVVIDQFREQVQNLE encoded by the coding sequence ATGCCGCTCCAATCGATGACCGGCTTTGCCCGGAGGGAAGGCAGCAGTGGCCGCCGCCGTTGGGCCTGGGAATTGCGCTCCGTCAATGGCAAGGGCCTTGATCTCAGATTGCGCCTGCCGCAGGGCCTGGAACGCTTCGAGCCTGAAGTGCGCAAACTCGCCGCCGACTTTTTTTCGCGCGGCAATCTCCAGGTCGGACTTTCCGTCAGCGGCGCGGAAGCGACCGTCGAGGCGGTAGTCAACCAGGGCGCGCTGACGGCCGTCCTGAACTTGCGCGAACAGCTCGGTGATCTCGTCGATCCGGCACCGCTTAAGTTCGACACGCTGCTCTCGATCCGCGGCATCGTTGATTTTCGCGAACCGGAAGAAAGCGAAGAGGAGCGCGCTGCCCTTGATGCGGATATCCTCGAAGGGCTGAGGCTGGCACTTTCCGACCTGCGTACGATGCGTGAAGACGAGGGTGCCGCGCTCTGTCAGATCCTGCTGGCGCAGGTGGACGGCATAGAGACGCTGACGGGGACCGTAGAGGCCGATCCGTCACGTAGCGCCGCCGCGATCGCCGACCGGCTCGCGCAGCAGGTGGCACTGGTCATGGACAATGGTTCCTCGCTCGATCGGGAGCGCCTTTATGCCGAAGTGGCGCTGCTTGCCACGAAGGCAGACCTCCGGGAAGAAATCGACCGCCTCGGCTCACACATCGTTGCGGCGCGGGAACTGCTGTCGAAGGGTGGCCCCGTTGGCCGCAAGCTCGATTTCCTGGCACAGGAATTTAACCGAGAATCGAATACCATCTGTTCCAAGTCGAACGCGGCCGCCGTTTCGGCCGCCGGCATTGAGCTCAAGGTCGTCATCGACCAGTTCCGCGAACAGGTTCAGAATCTGGAGTAA
- the gmk gene encoding guanylate kinase — translation MTPATPSPIKIARRGLMLVISSPSGAGKSTIARNLLEADPEMSISVSVTTRQRRPSEIDGRHYHFKTIREFEALRATDSLLEWAEVHGNFYGTPRDAVEAAMAAGRDMLFDIDWQGAQQLQEKMAGDVVSIFILPPSMAELQSRLHRRAEDSEEVIATRLANSRAEIEHWREYDYIVLNDDLDRAFSAVRSIVEAERLRRDRRPGLFDFVNGLLTENPF, via the coding sequence ATGACCCCGGCGACCCCTTCGCCCATCAAGATTGCCCGTCGTGGGCTGATGCTCGTCATTTCCTCGCCCTCGGGCGCCGGAAAGTCGACGATCGCGCGCAACCTCCTGGAAGCCGATCCGGAGATGAGCATCTCCGTCAGCGTGACGACGCGCCAGCGCCGCCCGAGCGAAATCGACGGCCGACATTATCATTTCAAAACGATCCGTGAATTTGAGGCGCTCAGAGCAACAGACTCGCTGCTGGAATGGGCGGAGGTGCACGGCAATTTCTACGGTACGCCGCGCGACGCCGTCGAAGCGGCGATGGCTGCCGGCCGTGACATGCTCTTCGATATCGATTGGCAGGGTGCTCAGCAGCTTCAGGAAAAGATGGCCGGCGACGTCGTGTCGATCTTCATCCTGCCGCCGTCGATGGCCGAGCTGCAGTCACGCTTGCACCGCCGGGCCGAAGACAGCGAAGAGGTGATCGCCACGCGGCTCGCCAACTCGCGCGCCGAGATCGAGCATTGGCGGGAATACGATTACATCGTGCTCAACGACGATCTCGACCGCGCCTTCTCGGCGGTCCGCTCGATCGTCGAGGCCGAGCGGCTTCGCCGTGACCGGCGCCCGGGCCTGTTCGATTTCGTCAATGGGCTTCTGACGGAAAATCCGTTCTAG
- the rsmA gene encoding 16S rRNA (adenine(1518)-N(6)/adenine(1519)-N(6))-dimethyltransferase RsmA: MAALDGLPPLRDVIQRHGLDAKKALGQNFLLDLNLTQKIARTAGSLEGVTVIEVGPGPGGLTRAILALGARKVIAIERDSRCLPALAEISAHYPGRLQVIEGDALKTSFETLADDGPVKVIANLPYNVGTQLLVNWLLPDRWPPFWQSLTLMFQREVGLRIVADADDDHYGRLGVLCGWRTNARMAFDVPPQAFTPPPKVTSSVVHLEPVENPIPCSVSALEKVTHAAFGQRRKMLRQSLKPLGGEALLAKADIDPQRRAETLSVEEFCRLANCL; encoded by the coding sequence ATGGCCGCGCTCGACGGTCTCCCCCCCTTACGCGACGTGATTCAGCGTCACGGCCTGGACGCCAAGAAGGCGCTCGGACAGAACTTCCTGCTCGACCTCAATCTGACACAGAAGATCGCGCGGACCGCCGGTTCACTCGAAGGCGTGACTGTCATCGAAGTCGGCCCTGGTCCCGGCGGTCTCACACGTGCCATCCTGGCCCTTGGCGCCAGGAAGGTCATCGCGATCGAACGGGACTCCCGCTGCCTGCCGGCTCTGGCTGAAATCAGCGCTCACTATCCGGGCCGGCTGCAGGTGATCGAAGGTGACGCCCTGAAGACGTCGTTCGAGACGCTTGCCGACGATGGACCGGTCAAAGTCATCGCCAATCTGCCCTACAATGTCGGAACGCAATTGTTGGTCAACTGGCTGCTGCCGGATCGTTGGCCGCCCTTCTGGCAATCGCTGACGCTGATGTTCCAGCGCGAAGTGGGCCTCAGGATCGTGGCGGACGCGGATGACGACCACTACGGGCGTCTCGGTGTACTCTGCGGCTGGCGTACGAACGCGCGGATGGCCTTCGACGTACCGCCGCAGGCATTTACGCCGCCGCCGAAGGTAACGTCGTCTGTGGTTCATCTGGAGCCGGTGGAAAACCCGATCCCCTGCTCCGTGTCGGCACTTGAGAAGGTAACGCACGCCGCCTTTGGCCAGCGGCGAAAGATGTTGCGCCAAAGTCTGAAGCCGCTTGGCGGCGAGGCTCTGCTGGCGAAGGCCGATATCGACCCGCAACGGCGGGCCGAGACGCTTTCGGTGGAAGAATTCTGCCGGCTGGCAAACTGCCTCTAG
- the pdxA gene encoding 4-hydroxythreonine-4-phosphate dehydrogenase PdxA — translation MRKPTGGPLALTMGDPAGIGPDISLSAWLGRRGHATAPFLFIGDASVLAARAALLGYSVPIRETDCGGAMSAFDAALPVLPLACPALVTAGDPDTANASAVIGAIDTAVRLVTAGEASAVVTNPIAKAVLYDAGFRFPGHTEYLADLAEKATGQPVLPVMLLAGPKLRAVPVTIHIPLKDVPDQLTPDLIYRTCVITAADLHTRFGLERPRLAIAGLNPHAGENGALGLEDDAIIRPVIDRLRAEGIDAVGPLPADTMFHDRARASYDVAICMYHDQALIPAKALGFDDSVNVTLGLPFIRTSPDHGTAFSLAGKGIARDDSLRAALDLAATLAANTPGDTR, via the coding sequence ATGCGCAAACCAACCGGCGGACCACTCGCCCTAACCATGGGCGACCCGGCCGGTATCGGTCCGGACATCAGCCTTTCGGCCTGGCTTGGCCGCCGCGGGCACGCGACGGCGCCCTTTCTGTTCATAGGCGATGCTTCAGTGCTTGCCGCGCGTGCGGCGCTGCTTGGCTATTCGGTTCCCATTCGAGAAACGGATTGCGGCGGCGCGATGTCCGCGTTTGATGCGGCGCTGCCTGTGCTACCGCTTGCCTGCCCTGCCCTGGTCACAGCGGGCGATCCCGACACCGCCAATGCCAGCGCCGTCATCGGCGCGATCGACACCGCAGTGCGCCTTGTGACCGCCGGCGAAGCCTCCGCAGTCGTAACCAACCCGATCGCCAAGGCGGTTCTTTACGATGCCGGCTTCCGCTTTCCCGGCCATACGGAATACCTGGCGGACCTTGCCGAGAAGGCGACGGGGCAACCCGTCCTGCCGGTCATGCTGCTTGCCGGGCCGAAGCTGCGCGCCGTCCCCGTCACGATCCACATCCCGCTGAAGGACGTGCCGGATCAGTTGACGCCAGACCTCATCTATCGCACCTGCGTGATAACGGCGGCTGATCTGCACACGCGCTTCGGGCTTGAGCGCCCACGGCTCGCAATCGCCGGGCTCAATCCGCACGCCGGCGAGAACGGTGCGCTCGGTCTTGAGGATGATGCGATCATCCGCCCCGTCATCGACCGGCTGCGCGCGGAAGGCATCGATGCCGTAGGGCCGCTGCCGGCTGACACGATGTTCCACGACCGGGCGCGCGCGAGCTACGACGTTGCGATCTGCATGTATCACGATCAGGCTCTGATCCCGGCGAAAGCGCTTGGCTTCGACGACAGTGTCAACGTCACGCTCGGCCTTCCCTTCATCCGCACGTCGCCCGACCACGGCACGGCCTTCAGCCTGGCCGGCAAGGGCATTGCCCGCGACGACAGCTTGAGAGCAGCGCTCGACCTTGCCGCTACCCTTGCGGCTAATACGCCAGGAGATACCCGCTGA
- a CDS encoding peptidylprolyl isomerase gives MGGKMSISRTLSVLAVAGALSIAACAGAQAASQVKVTVNNTVITSGDIAKRVAFIRLQRQKGGAEEAKKQLVDEVLKRAEIVRIGQSVSTQDVDAAYARFAAGNKLSPEQLGKILDQAGVGADHFKQFIAVQMSWPRAVNFRFGSSSRLQGADLVKRMMEGGGNKPVTTEYFLQQVIFVIPEKKRGAITAKRQAEANASRSQFPGCETSKAFAANYRDVSIRSLGRMLAQQLPEEWKPLIEKAGENGTTGTRVTEKGVEYLAICKKREVNDDTAAEIVFRAEDIGKKKEGGEDPNSEKYLEELRKKAQIVNK, from the coding sequence ATGGGCGGGAAAATGTCGATCTCGAGGACGCTTTCGGTATTGGCTGTGGCCGGAGCCCTGAGCATCGCGGCATGTGCCGGTGCGCAGGCTGCAAGCCAGGTCAAGGTAACGGTCAACAACACCGTGATCACCTCGGGCGATATTGCCAAGCGAGTTGCGTTCATACGCCTCCAGCGCCAGAAGGGTGGTGCGGAAGAAGCGAAGAAGCAACTGGTGGACGAGGTCCTGAAGCGCGCCGAGATCGTTCGCATCGGTCAATCGGTCAGCACGCAGGACGTGGATGCCGCCTATGCCCGTTTCGCGGCTGGCAACAAGCTTTCACCGGAACAGCTCGGCAAGATCCTCGACCAGGCCGGTGTCGGCGCCGATCACTTCAAGCAATTTATCGCCGTCCAGATGAGCTGGCCGCGCGCGGTGAACTTCCGCTTTGGCAGCTCGAGCCGACTGCAGGGCGCCGATCTTGTCAAGCGAATGATGGAAGGCGGCGGCAACAAGCCGGTGACGACCGAGTATTTCCTGCAGCAGGTGATCTTCGTCATCCCCGAGAAGAAGCGCGGCGCCATCACGGCAAAGCGGCAGGCCGAGGCGAATGCCTCCCGTTCGCAGTTCCCGGGTTGCGAGACCTCGAAGGCGTTTGCCGCCAACTATCGCGACGTTTCGATCCGCAGCCTAGGACGGATGCTGGCCCAGCAGTTGCCGGAGGAGTGGAAGCCGCTCATCGAGAAGGCCGGCGAGAACGGCACGACCGGGACCCGCGTGACCGAAAAGGGCGTCGAGTACCTGGCGATCTGCAAGAAGCGTGAAGTCAACGACGACACGGCCGCGGAAATCGTCTTCCGTGCCGAAGACATCGGCAAGAAGAAAGAAGGCGGCGAAGACCCCAACAGCGAAAAGTACCTCGAGGAACTGCGCAAGAAAGCGCAGATCGTCAACAAGTAA
- a CDS encoding LPS-assembly protein LptD, whose amino-acid sequence MAVVNRKRMTLINATLLAGVALQTLAMGMNAPAMAQQGSDRLDSLRPNMPEDAKLLLSANELVYNKDAEKVIVRGNVQIDYGGYKMVARQVEYDQKNGRILASGEIQFIEPGGNVVYADKMDVTDDFGNGFLEQMRIETTDLTRLAATSGERRNGEEFILNEAVYTACTPCATKPEHRSLWHIKAQRVIQNGRTRTIRLENARFELFGKPIAYIPVMELPDHTVKRKSGFLFPTFRSAQKLGVGVGVPYYWAISPYMDATATVTGLTRQGFLLEGEFRQRFHNGFHTLNVAGISQLDKSKFTPGTVDAEKTNRGMIGSKAEFEINPRWTFGWNVLVQSDANFAKTYELSNFDGTTYVNQAYLTGLGKRNFFDLRAFYFDIQDADPNSIKENQQPTVQVLDYSYKAPQPILGGELSATVNLTNIKRNRLDLENVPGVVDRFRGLEGTTHRLTGELEWKRTFIAPGGLVVTPLLAARGDALGLNMDAPGPLYTGDYNTSDATTRRMLTAGLEARYPILFVGEGSSHVLEPIAQLYARPDEQDAGGLPNEDAQSFVFDATNLFDRDKFSGFDRVEGGTRANVGFRYTGTFDSGYGLRGVVGQSFHLGGLNSFATDDLVKAGANSGLETKSSDYVAMFGIDAPSGLMASLSGRLDERDLGLRRADASVGYLGTTWQAAMTYTRIEAQPLYGSQVDQDEIQTAAAYKFHDYWSVFGAITYDINRDVISRNGFGVTYDDQDTLFSIVYKQERDTGSTLANDWSIGARISFRTLGDVNVGDTKFEELDYY is encoded by the coding sequence GTGGCGGTAGTGAACCGCAAACGTATGACGCTGATCAACGCTACCCTGCTTGCAGGCGTGGCGCTGCAGACACTTGCCATGGGAATGAATGCGCCAGCAATGGCGCAGCAGGGTTCGGACCGCCTCGATTCGTTGCGCCCGAACATGCCGGAAGACGCCAAGCTGCTTCTGTCCGCCAATGAGCTCGTCTACAACAAGGACGCCGAGAAGGTGATCGTGCGCGGCAACGTGCAGATCGACTACGGCGGCTACAAGATGGTGGCCCGTCAGGTCGAGTACGACCAGAAGAATGGCCGCATCTTGGCATCCGGGGAAATCCAGTTCATCGAGCCGGGCGGCAATGTCGTCTACGCCGACAAGATGGACGTCACCGATGATTTCGGGAACGGTTTCCTTGAGCAGATGCGCATCGAAACCACCGATCTGACCCGGCTTGCCGCGACCAGCGGCGAGCGCCGGAACGGTGAGGAATTCATCCTGAACGAGGCCGTCTACACGGCCTGCACGCCCTGCGCTACCAAGCCGGAGCATCGCTCGCTTTGGCACATCAAGGCGCAGCGCGTCATTCAGAACGGTCGTACGCGGACGATTCGCCTCGAGAACGCCCGCTTCGAACTCTTCGGCAAGCCGATCGCCTATATTCCGGTGATGGAACTGCCCGACCATACGGTCAAGCGTAAGAGCGGCTTCCTTTTCCCGACATTCCGCTCGGCACAGAAGCTCGGCGTCGGCGTCGGCGTTCCCTACTATTGGGCGATCTCGCCCTATATGGATGCGACGGCAACCGTGACGGGCCTGACCCGGCAGGGCTTCCTGCTGGAGGGCGAATTCCGCCAGCGGTTCCACAACGGCTTCCATACGCTGAACGTCGCCGGCATCAGCCAACTCGACAAGAGCAAGTTCACGCCTGGCACGGTCGACGCGGAGAAGACCAATCGCGGCATGATCGGGTCGAAGGCCGAGTTCGAGATCAATCCGCGCTGGACATTCGGCTGGAACGTTCTCGTCCAGTCGGACGCAAACTTCGCCAAGACCTACGAACTGTCGAACTTCGACGGTACGACCTATGTCAACCAGGCCTACCTGACCGGGCTCGGCAAGCGAAACTTCTTCGATCTGCGCGCCTTCTACTTCGACATTCAGGACGCGGACCCGAACAGCATCAAGGAAAATCAGCAACCTACGGTGCAGGTTCTCGATTACTCCTACAAGGCGCCTCAGCCCATTTTGGGCGGCGAGCTTTCGGCAACCGTCAACCTGACGAACATCAAGCGCAACCGGCTGGACTTAGAGAATGTTCCAGGCGTCGTCGATCGCTTCCGCGGTCTGGAGGGCACAACCCACCGCCTGACGGGCGAGCTTGAATGGAAGCGCACTTTCATCGCCCCCGGCGGCCTCGTCGTCACACCGCTTCTGGCGGCGCGTGGTGATGCCCTCGGGCTCAACATGGACGCTCCAGGACCGCTCTATACCGGCGACTACAACACCAGCGACGCGACGACGCGGCGCATGTTGACCGCCGGTCTCGAGGCCCGTTACCCGATCCTGTTCGTCGGCGAAGGCAGCAGCCACGTGCTCGAGCCGATCGCTCAGCTCTATGCACGCCCGGACGAACAGGATGCCGGCGGCCTGCCGAACGAAGACGCCCAGAGCTTCGTGTTCGACGCGACCAACCTTTTCGACCGCGACAAGTTCTCGGGCTTCGACCGGGTCGAAGGTGGCACGCGCGCCAACGTCGGTTTCCGCTATACCGGCACGTTCGACAGCGGCTATGGCCTGCGCGGTGTCGTCGGTCAGTCCTTCCATCTCGGTGGTCTGAATTCGTTTGCAACCGACGACCTGGTGAAGGCCGGCGCGAACTCCGGTCTGGAAACGAAGAGCTCAGACTATGTCGCGATGTTCGGCATCGATGCACCGTCCGGCCTGATGGCCAGCCTCTCGGGCCGTCTCGACGAAAGGGATCTAGGACTCCGCCGCGCAGACGCGAGCGTCGGGTATCTCGGCACGACCTGGCAGGCGGCGATGACCTACACGCGCATCGAAGCCCAGCCGCTTTATGGCTCACAGGTGGACCAGGACGAAATCCAGACGGCCGCCGCCTACAAGTTCCATGACTATTGGTCGGTGTTTGGTGCCATCACCTACGACATCAACCGGGACGTCATTTCGCGCAACGGCTTCGGCGTGACCTACGACGATCAGGACACCCTGTTCTCGATCGTCTACAAGCAGGAACGCGACACCGGCAGCACGCTGGCGAACGATTGGTCGATCGGCGCCAGAATCAGCTTCCGCACGCTCGGCGACGTGAATGTCGGCGACACCAAGTTCGAAGAGCTGGATTACTATTAA
- the lptG gene encoding LPS export ABC transporter permease LptG encodes MMGTLGRYFFIRYVITTFWFLVGIFSLIFIIDFSEQASRLANLPHYSITGALLMTAFRIPLILQQTIPFVALFSAMAALISLNRRYELVVTRAAGISVWQFLRPFVLGAFLFGVLAVVVLNPLAAWGTKRGEALLAEWGASRSSDAGSIPWLRQIYNGTDTIIGARSVQDNGTTLLNVTVIHFDPQGTIILRQDAASAKLEDGYWLLNDVTETRNGQLPRRLKTAQLSTNLKAEFVQERLAKADSIQFFDLPSKIEVARSFGFSTNGMETQFHSMLSLPLLLVAMTLIAACVSLKFSRFNQSRSVILGGIVSGFVLYVVTVLVKAFGSSGIVPPFVAAWLPVVVAMALGSTILLNQEDG; translated from the coding sequence ATGATGGGTACGCTCGGCCGCTACTTCTTCATCCGTTACGTGATCACCACGTTCTGGTTCCTTGTCGGTATCTTCTCGCTGATCTTCATCATCGACTTCAGCGAACAGGCGAGCCGCCTCGCAAACCTGCCGCACTATTCGATCACCGGCGCTCTGCTGATGACCGCCTTCCGCATCCCGCTGATCCTGCAGCAGACGATCCCGTTTGTGGCGCTGTTTTCGGCAATGGCGGCGCTGATTTCCCTCAACCGGCGCTACGAACTGGTCGTGACCCGCGCCGCGGGCATTTCCGTCTGGCAGTTCCTGCGTCCGTTCGTTCTGGGTGCCTTCCTTTTCGGCGTGCTTGCAGTGGTGGTGCTGAACCCGCTTGCTGCCTGGGGAACGAAACGTGGAGAGGCGCTTCTGGCGGAATGGGGCGCCTCGCGATCCTCCGATGCCGGATCCATTCCGTGGTTGCGGCAAATCTACAACGGTACGGATACAATCATCGGCGCGCGCTCGGTCCAGGACAACGGAACGACGCTCCTCAACGTCACGGTCATCCACTTCGATCCACAGGGCACGATCATTCTGAGACAGGATGCGGCGTCGGCGAAACTCGAAGATGGTTACTGGCTTCTTAACGACGTAACGGAAACGCGCAACGGGCAGCTGCCGCGTCGTTTGAAAACAGCACAGCTCAGCACCAATCTAAAGGCCGAGTTTGTTCAGGAACGTCTTGCAAAGGCTGATTCCATTCAGTTTTTCGACCTTCCGAGCAAGATCGAGGTGGCTCGCTCCTTCGGCTTCTCGACAAACGGCATGGAAACTCAATTCCACTCGATGCTCTCGCTGCCGCTGCTTCTCGTCGCCATGACGTTGATAGCCGCCTGCGTGTCGCTCAAATTTAGCCGGTTCAACCAATCTCGCTCCGTAATTCTGGGTGGCATCGTCTCAGGCTTCGTGCTTTATGTCGTCACCGTGCTTGTCAAAGCATTCGGGAGCAGCGGCATTGTGCCTCCTTTCGTTGCAGCCTGGTTGCCAGTTGTTGTAGCGATGGCGCTGGGCTCGACGATTCTTTTAAATCAGGAGGATGGCTAG
- the lptF gene encoding LPS export ABC transporter permease LptF: MKLIERYIFRRALVMFLATLLPLLGIVWTTQALANVNLVTDSGQSVLAFAKLATLILPSVIPIILPFALVIGVTQTLTTMNTDSELTVLNAAGSSRMAIIRPIIFLAAGLSVLSFAVDNFVEPYSRVSVRKMLATANADLLSSVVQENSFRKVADGLYVQVGARRSGGVLQGIFVADSRNPAFELVYYAREGAVDEKSSALVMKDGEVQRKLPDGSVSIIKFDSYAFDLADMTKTTREATIRAKDRDLAGLLNPDLNDQVYKNKPLAFTAELNRRLTEWTFPLLFGLIALVFSSDARSHREARVHPMVSALGTALLIRWMTFYAGNSAEDSIWFVPLMYIVPLAAGALCIHQLVSNKRLDIPMTWQEKLQDLLVRLRLVRRDAEGGQPS, translated from the coding sequence ATGAAGCTGATCGAACGCTACATATTCCGGCGTGCCTTGGTCATGTTCCTCGCGACTCTCCTGCCATTGCTTGGGATTGTGTGGACGACCCAGGCGCTCGCCAACGTCAACCTGGTCACCGACAGCGGCCAGTCAGTCTTGGCTTTCGCCAAGCTCGCAACCCTCATCCTGCCTTCGGTCATCCCGATCATCCTGCCCTTCGCTCTGGTCATCGGCGTCACCCAGACGCTCACCACGATGAACACCGATTCGGAATTGACGGTGCTCAACGCTGCCGGCAGCTCGCGGATGGCCATCATCCGGCCGATCATATTTCTGGCGGCGGGCCTGAGCGTCCTGTCCTTTGCGGTCGATAATTTTGTCGAGCCCTACTCGCGCGTTTCGGTACGCAAGATGCTGGCAACCGCCAACGCCGACTTACTGTCGTCGGTCGTTCAGGAGAATTCGTTCCGCAAGGTTGCCGACGGCCTCTATGTTCAGGTCGGCGCGCGCCGCAGCGGCGGCGTATTGCAAGGCATCTTCGTTGCCGATTCGCGCAATCCGGCCTTTGAGCTCGTCTATTACGCCCGCGAAGGCGCGGTCGATGAAAAGAGCTCCGCCCTGGTGATGAAGGACGGCGAGGTGCAACGCAAACTGCCCGACGGCAGCGTCTCGATCATCAAGTTCGATTCCTATGCCTTCGACCTTGCCGACATGACCAAGACGACCCGCGAGGCGACGATTCGGGCGAAGGACCGCGACCTTGCCGGCCTTCTCAATCCGGATCTGAACGATCAGGTCTACAAGAACAAGCCGCTCGCCTTTACCGCCGAGCTCAATCGCCGCCTGACGGAGTGGACCTTTCCGCTTCTGTTCGGACTGATCGCGCTGGTTTTCAGCAGTGACGCAAGGTCCCACCGCGAAGCACGCGTCCATCCGATGGTAAGCGCGCTTGGAACGGCGCTGCTCATTCGCTGGATGACCTTCTATGCCGGCAACAGCGCCGAGGATTCCATCTGGTTCGTGCCCCTGATGTACATCGTGCCGCTTGCGGCCGGTGCCCTCTGCATTCACCAGCTCGTCAGCAACAAGCGCCTCGACATCCCGATGACCTGGCAGGAAAAGCTGCAGGACCTCCTGGTTCGTCTCCGCCTCGTACGGCGTGATGCCGAAGGAGGACAGCCGTCATGA